One genomic window of Candidatus Eisenbacteria bacterium includes the following:
- a CDS encoding rhomboid family intramembrane serine protease: protein MNGRYHEPRPIVFGGPLSNGVRTLLFATVGIWLFQMVAGFLAQVRLERLFGLVPYDVTHHLFLWQLGTYLFLHGGFFHILFNMLALWMFGSELEWMWGTKRFMRFYFITGVGAAICSTIVAPNSTIPIIGASGAIYGILAAYGILFPDRILLLYFVIPIKAKYFVLILGALAFWSSLSASGGGVAHIAHLGGMLFGWLYMRTQGAGFRGLRGFRLRNPLRGWRERRRREQLKKKFKVYYRNTRGEEDADE, encoded by the coding sequence GTGAACGGCCGCTACCACGAGCCCCGGCCGATCGTCTTCGGAGGTCCGCTCTCGAACGGGGTCCGGACGCTCCTGTTCGCGACGGTCGGGATCTGGCTCTTCCAGATGGTCGCGGGCTTCCTCGCGCAGGTGCGTCTCGAACGGCTCTTCGGGCTCGTCCCGTACGACGTCACGCACCACCTCTTCCTCTGGCAGCTCGGGACGTACCTCTTCCTGCACGGCGGGTTCTTCCACATCCTCTTCAACATGCTCGCGCTCTGGATGTTCGGGAGCGAGCTGGAGTGGATGTGGGGGACGAAGCGCTTCATGCGCTTCTACTTCATCACGGGCGTGGGGGCCGCGATCTGCTCGACGATCGTAGCGCCGAACAGCACGATCCCGATCATCGGGGCGTCTGGGGCGATCTACGGGATCCTCGCGGCGTACGGGATCCTCTTCCCGGACCGGATCCTCCTCCTCTACTTCGTCATTCCGATCAAGGCGAAGTACTTCGTCCTGATCCTGGGCGCGCTCGCATTCTGGTCGAGCCTGAGCGCGTCGGGAGGCGGCGTGGCGCACATCGCGCACCTCGGGGGAATGCTCTTCGGGTGGCTCTACATGCGGACGCAGGGGGCGGGGTTTCGCGGTCTGCGCGGCTTCCGGCTCCGGAATCCGCTGCGGGGATGGCGGGAGCGGCGCCGCAGGGAGCAGCTCAAGAAGAAGTTCAAGGTCTACTACCGGAACACGCGCGGGGAGGAAGACGCGGACGAGTAG